One genomic window of Etheostoma spectabile isolate EspeVRDwgs_2016 chromosome 7, UIUC_Espe_1.0, whole genome shotgun sequence includes the following:
- the arf3a gene encoding ADP-ribosylation factor 3a has translation MGNIFGNLLKSLIGKKEMRILMVGLDAAGKTTILYKLKLGEIVTTIPTIGFNVETVEYKNISFTVWDVGGQDKIRPLWRHYFQNTQGLIFVVDSNDRERVNEAREELMRMLAEDELRDAVLLVFANKQDLPNAMNAAEITDKLGLHSLRHRNWYIQATCATSGDGLYEGLDWLANQLKNKK, from the exons ATGGGGAACATCTTTGGCAACCTTTTGAAGAGCCTGATAGGCAAGAAGGAGATGAGGATTCTCATGGTGGGGCTGGATGCTGCTGGGAAAACCACCATCCTTTACAAGCTGAAGCTGGGGGAGATCGTCACCACCATTCCCACAATCG gttTTAATGTAGAGACGGTGGAGTACAAGAACATCAGTTTCACTGTGTGGGACGTGGGTGGCCAGGACAAGATCCGTCCCCTGTGGAGGCACTACTTCCAAAACACCCAGG GGTTGATCTTTGTGGTAGACAGCAATGACCGTGAGCGGGTGAACGAAGCTCGTGAGGAACTGATGAGGATGCTGGCTGAGGACGAGCTGCGGGATGCTGTCCTTCTAGTCTTTGCCAACAAACAG GACCTGCCCAATGCCATGAATGCTGCAGAGATCACAGATAAGCTGGGCCTGCACTCTCTACGCCACCGCAACTGGTACATTCAGGCCACTTGTGCCACCAGTGGAGACGGTCTCTACGAGGGTCTGGACTGGCTGGCCAATCAGCTGAAGAACAAAAAGTGA